From a single Nicotiana tomentosiformis chromosome 2, ASM39032v3, whole genome shotgun sequence genomic region:
- the LOC138905122 gene encoding uncharacterized protein, with product MEDLMKTIIKTDERLDAHDASIKELSTSFQILERQVGYLATLISERDSGTLPTDIERNPKETVNVVTLRSGQVLKDLTPIHKDLRDTKKSGEQLKRGVEKKKEENSRREEPEASKHMPTLPFPQKLSREKLDKQFERFLDVLKQVHVNLPFTEVLSQMPAYAKFLKEILTKKRKIEETSVVKLTEHCSEIGEIRSAPISLQLADQTTLIPEGIVKDVLVRVDKFVFPMDFIVANMEENKEAPLILGRPFLATGREIFDIHERKFMLGVGEETVTFEMDIEMGVKMEKLAASVVWKVKGVKEKAAVSEKDKCEVYPKKSEKKLSAWMSALVRARGMEPNFDSNTE from the exons ATGGAGGATCTTATGAAGACCATTATCAAGACGGATGAGAGGCTTGATGCCCATGATGCATCTATCAAAGAATTGAGTACATCTTTTCAAATCCTGGAAAGACAGGTTGGGTACTTAGCTACTCTAATATCTGAGAGAGACTCAGGAACACTTCCGACTGATATagaaagaaatcccaaagaaacagtgaatgttgtcactttgagaagtgggcaagtgttgaaagatctcaCCCCAATCCACAAAGATCTGAGAGATACAAAAAAAAGCGGGGAGCAGCTGAAAAGGGGTGtcgaaaagaagaaggaagaaaactcAAGGAGGGAGGAACCTGAGGCGAGCAAGCATATGCCTACGctgccttttccccaaaagctaagtagagaaaagctggacaagcagttcgaGAGATTTCTAGACGTGCTGAAACAAGTTCATGTAAAcctaccattcacagaagtgctctcacaaatgccggcTTATGCCAAGTTCTTAAAGGAGATCCtaacaaagaagaggaaaatagaagagacctcagtggtcaagctcacagagcattgcagt gagattggagagataaggtctgcaccaatatctttgcagctggcagaccaaacgactctaATACCTGAGGGAATAGTtaaagatgtcttagttcgggtagataagtttgtatttcctatgGATTTCATAGTGGCTAATATGGAAGAGAACAAGGAggcccccctcatcctaggaagaccatttctagcaacgggtagagaaatattcgatatacatgagagaaaattCATGCTTGGAGTGGgcgaggagactgtgacttttgagatggATATAGAAATGGGGGTAAAAATGGAGAAGCTAGCTGCTAGTGTTGTGTGGAAAGTGAAGGGTGTGAAAGAGAAGGCTGCAGTGAGTGAAAAAGATAAGTGTGAGGTGTACCCTAAGAAGTCTGAGAAGAAGCTATCTGCATGGATGAGTGCACTAGTTCGGGCGCGAGGGATGGAGCCCAACTTCGACTCAAACACCGAgtag